One stretch of Eggerthella lenta DSM 2243 DNA includes these proteins:
- a CDS encoding DegV family protein, with the protein MPMNFEIVTDSSCNLVEDMIDEFGLHILPLTFMVDGEQYQSYLKGQHTDLKQFYTMMRDGKVITTSLPNLADSEALMRGLLEQGRDVLYLGFSSGLSGTYEAVELLVKQLAAEFPERKLRSVDTLAASGGEGLLVWHAVQRARGGASIDEVRDWVEQHKLNLAHWFTVDDLMFLFRGGRVSKTAAWAGTMLNIKPVMHVDDEGRLIPLEKVRGRKKSLHALVDHMEKTAIAPIDQQMVFITHGDCLEDAEYVAQEVKERFGVKEVVINYVDPVIGAHSGPGTMALFFLADKR; encoded by the coding sequence ATGCCGATGAACTTCGAGATCGTCACCGATTCCAGCTGCAACCTCGTCGAGGACATGATCGACGAATTCGGTCTGCATATCCTGCCCCTCACCTTCATGGTGGACGGCGAGCAGTATCAAAGCTATCTCAAGGGGCAGCACACCGACCTCAAGCAGTTCTACACGATGATGCGCGACGGCAAGGTGATCACCACGTCGCTGCCGAACCTGGCCGACTCCGAGGCGCTCATGCGCGGGCTGCTGGAACAGGGACGCGACGTGCTGTACCTGGGCTTCTCCAGCGGGCTGTCGGGTACCTACGAGGCCGTCGAGCTCCTGGTGAAGCAGCTGGCCGCGGAGTTCCCCGAGCGGAAGCTGCGCTCCGTGGACACGCTGGCCGCCTCGGGCGGCGAAGGCCTGCTCGTGTGGCACGCCGTGCAGCGCGCCCGAGGCGGCGCCTCCATCGACGAGGTGCGCGACTGGGTAGAGCAGCACAAGTTGAACCTGGCGCACTGGTTCACCGTGGACGACCTCATGTTCCTGTTCCGCGGCGGGCGCGTGTCGAAGACCGCGGCGTGGGCGGGCACCATGCTCAACATCAAGCCGGTCATGCACGTGGACGACGAGGGGCGCCTCATCCCCCTGGAGAAGGTGCGCGGACGCAAGAAGTCGTTGCACGCCCTGGTGGACCACATGGAGAAGACGGCCATCGCCCCCATCGACCAGCAGATGGTGTTCATCACGCACGGCGACTGCCTCGAGGACGCCGAGTACGTGGCCCAAGAGGTGAAGGAGCGCTTCGGCGTGAAGGAGGTCGTCATCAACTACGTCGACCCCGTCATCGGCGCCCATTCGGGACCTGGCACCATGGCGCTGTTCTTCCTGGCCGACAAGCGATAG